In one window of Gossypium arboreum isolate Shixiya-1 chromosome 4, ASM2569848v2, whole genome shotgun sequence DNA:
- the LOC108483819 gene encoding ankyrin repeat-containing protein At2g01680: MESKPLRFLTQQSLFVAVRSGELEAVKQILDKLKKDEACDGSSTLYDLMAAQSESGATALYIAAEHNFIEVFDYLIKFCDVEIVKIRSKSDMNTFHVAAKLGHLGIVKELLRLWPELCGICDSTNTSPLYSAAVKGHLDVVNAILNADASCIRIVRKNGKTALHTAVRYGLIDIVKALIDCDQGIVSIKDKKGQTALHMAVKGQCPAVVDELLFANHSILNERDKKGNTALHIATRKSRAQIVSLLLTYRSTDVNAINNQHETAMDLADKLQYGESAFEIKEALTEAGAKHARYVGQVDEAMELKRTVSDIKHEVHSQFIQNEKTNRRVTGIAKELRKLHREAVQNTTNSITVVAVLFASIAFLAIFNLPGQYVSDDPDSGKANIADNVGFRVFCLLNATSLFISLAVVVVQITLVAWDTTAQKQVVSVVNKLMWAASGCTCGAFLSIAFVVVGKGSSWMAVTITIVGAPILVGTLASMCYFVFRQRFGTFRSDSQRRIKRATGSKSFSWSYSANISDDNDYNSDLEKIYAL; this comes from the exons ATGGAATCGAAGCCTTTACGTTTCCTTACTCAACAATCTTTATTTGTAGCCGTTCGATCTGGTGAACTTGAAGCGGTGAAGCAGATATTAGATAAGTTGAAGAAAGATGAAGCGTGTGATGGATCATCAACGTTGTATGATCTGATGGCTGCTCAAAGTGAATCAGGGGCTACTGCTTTATATATTGCAGCTGAGCATAATTTCATTGAGGTTTTTGATTATTTGATCAAATTTTGTGATGTGGAGATTGTTAAGATCAGGTCTAAGTCTGATATGAACACTTTTCATGTTGCTGCTAAACTTGGACATTTGG GCATAGTGAAGGAACTTTTGCGGTTATGGCCAGAACTTTGTGGGATATGCGACTCTACGAATACGAGCCCCCTTTATTCTGCAGCTGTTAAAGGTCATTTAGATGTGGTAAATGCGATACTGAATGCCGATGCCAGTTGCATACGGATAGTGCGTAAAAACGGAAAGACAGCCTTACATACAGCTGTGAGGTATGGCCTTATCGATATCGTAAAAGCTCTTATCGATTGCGATCAAGGAATTGTTAGCATCAAAGATAAGAAAGGCCAAACTGCACTCCATATGGCTGTCAAGGGTCAATGTCCGGCGGTAGTTGATGAATTATTGTTCGCCAATCACTCCATTCTGAACGAACGTGACAAAAAGGGGAATACGGCATTGCACATTGCTACGAGGAAATCCCGCGCGCAG ATTGTGAGCTTGTTGCTAACTTATAGATCTACTGATGTCAACGCCATAAATAATCAACACGAAACCGCGATGGATTTGGCTGATAAACTCCAGTACGGTGAATCCGCGTTTGAAATTAAAGAAGCTCTAACGGAGGCCGGTGCTAAACATGCTAGGTACGTTGGTCAAGTAGATGAAGCAATGGAACTTAAGAGGACAGTGAGTGATATTAAGCACGAAGTTCACTCGCAGTTTATACAAAACGAAAAAACGAACCGAAGAGTTACGGGAATTGCCAAAGAACTACGGAAACTTCACAGAGAAGCAGTCCAAAACACCACGAATTCCATCACTGTCGTCGCTGTTCTCTTCGCGTCAATAGCTTTCTTAGCAATCTTCAACTTGCCCGGTCAATACGTAAGTGATGATCCGGATAGTGGGAAAGCTAATATAGCCGATAACGTTGGTTTTCGGGTTTTTTGCCTCTTGAATGCTACATCCCTCTTCATATCGCTCGCCGTTGTCGTAGTGCAGATCACATTGGTCGCATGGGACACAACGGCACAAAAACAGGTTGTATCGGTAGTTAACAAGTTGATGTGGGCCGCTTCTGGTTGCACATGCGGAGCGTTTTTATCGATAGCTTTCGTGGTTGTCGGAAAAGGTAGTTCATGGATGGCTGTTACAATAACCATCGTTGGAGCACCAATCCTAGTCGGGACACTTGCTAGTATGTGTTACTTTGTTTTCCGGCAAAGGTTTGGGACTTTCCGGAGCGATTCTCAAAGACGAATAAAACGAGCAACCGGGAGTAAGTCTTTTTCATGGTCATATTCTGCAAATATATCAGATGATAATGATTATAACTCTGATCTTGAGAAGATATATGCTTTATAA